CTGATTCCTGCTGCGCACTGTTGGAAATCGTCAGGATTCGTCGAAATCTGGAGCCACTGCTAGGTCGGGGAATCAGACATATTGATTGTAGTTGGGCGGCGCCGCGTGTGTCCAGCGATTCTGTTACAATTGGCTGAACAGTTGCGTCGCCAGGAAGAAGATCGCGATCACGAAGCCGAACAAAAACCCGCCCACCATGCCGATGAGCACCCGCAAGAGGCGCGCCTGGGCACCGAACGGATCGGCTGTGAATTTGTCCCAGCGCAGGATGCCGATGGCGCGCCAGGTCATGTACATCCCGAAGAGGAACGCCACAATGAACATCAAGGCGTCCATCCCAATCACGTGCATCAATCCAATATTGGCTGCGGCGTTCGATGTCGTGATCACGATGTTCCCACCATTCCGTGCAGAGTTGTGCCCGATGCGCTGGGGGCGTTTGGGGGCGGGCATTTGGAGCCTCGCCCCACCGGCCGCACAGAACCAAGCCCTCCGCCTAAAACCACTTCGCCTCGAGCAAGGCGTGCAGCAGCGACGCCGGTACAAATCCGAGCACCAGTGTAGCAGCCGCACACACACCAAGCAAGGCGTTCATCGCCGCACTCACGCGAATTTTCGGGAGCACCACAGCCGCGGTCGCGGCCCGACCAGCCGACCCCGGTGCCGCGCCGCCGTCACCCGACCCACCACCGTCTCCCGCCGCGCCGCCATGCTCCAACGCCGCAACCACAACGTCCGAGCGGAATACCTTCCTGAGCCAGCCGAAGTAGTAGAAGAACGACACAACACTCGTCCCGAACAGGATGATGCCGAGCCAGGCTTCCTTCAGATGAATGGTGTCGGTGAAGATATAGAACTTCCCGATGAAGCCGCCGGTCAGCGGGGCGCCGGCGAGCGACATCACAAAAATCGTGAGCACAATCGCCAGCCACGGCGAACGCTTCCACAGGCCCACGAGGGCTTCGTCGTCGACCGTGCGGGTTGCGTGGGACACCACGTGGACCACAGCGAACGCGCCGATGGTCATGAACGTGTAAGCGAACAAGTAGAACAACAGGCTCGTGAAGACGCTCGCCCAGTCACTCAGCTGCGCGGTGCTGCCCGCGGGGTCGACCGCCCCCAGCAGCGCAAAGGGAACCAGCACGTACCCCGCCTGTGCCACACTGGAGAAGGCGAGCAGCCGCTTCATGTTTCGCTGCGGCAGGGCAATGAAATTGCCGACCACCATGGTGACCGCCGCGAGAATGGCCGCCCAGTAGAAGATGTGCGGTGCTGACGCGTTGAAAATATAGAGCATCATGCGAACCAGCATGCCAAAGGCGGCCGTTTTGGAGAGCGTCGCCAAAAAGGAGCTGACGGGCGCCGGCGCGCCTTCATAGGCGTCCGGGGTCCACATGTGGAACGGGACCAGCGACAGCTTGACCCCCATGCCAGCGAGCATGAGCAGGAAGGCCATCACCACCACAGCCGGGTATTGCTGCCACAGCGTCATCCCGTTTTGACCGAGCGTATCCAGGTTCGTCGTGCCGCCGATGCCAT
Above is a genomic segment from Alicyclobacillus cycloheptanicus containing:
- a CDS encoding DUF1146 family protein, which encodes MITTSNAAANIGLMHVIGMDALMFIVAFLFGMYMTWRAIGILRWDKFTADPFGAQARLLRVLIGMVGGFLFGFVIAIFFLATQLFSQL
- a CDS encoding NADH-quinone oxidoreductase subunit N yields the protein MATQLDMLHQPYFATMGPLIVITITAFVVMILEFIVRRGDKRWLAGISMLGVAVALVVALLQFSAPQVLALNTMIADAFGNLFSILLLISALLILLFTIDYSGKRRVAAEHTYLILFGLAGALAMSTAIDLVTLYVGLELLSISSYVLVAVRKRSVRAVEGGAKYLIMGSIGSAVLLYGMSFIYGIGGTTNLDTLGQNGMTLWQQYPAVVVMAFLLMLAGMGVKLSLVPFHMWTPDAYEGAPAPVSSFLATLSKTAAFGMLVRMMLYIFNASAPHIFYWAAILAAVTMVVGNFIALPQRNMKRLLAFSSVAQAGYVLVPFALLGAVDPAGSTAQLSDWASVFTSLLFYLFAYTFMTIGAFAVVHVVSHATRTVDDEALVGLWKRSPWLAIVLTIFVMSLAGAPLTGGFIGKFYIFTDTIHLKEAWLGIILFGTSVVSFFYYFGWLRKVFRSDVVVAALEHGGAAGDGGGSGDGGAAPGSAGRAATAAVVLPKIRVSAAMNALLGVCAAATLVLGFVPASLLHALLEAKWF